A DNA window from Gorilla gorilla gorilla isolate KB3781 chromosome 6, NHGRI_mGorGor1-v2.1_pri, whole genome shotgun sequence contains the following coding sequences:
- the LOC101140783 gene encoding SAP domain-containing ribonucleoprotein-like, whose amino-acid sequence MVTEMVELHKLKLAKLKQECLACGLETKGIKQDLIHRLQAYLEEHAEEEANEDVLGDETEEETNPLSNRKNPLKKTVDVAAEKKVVKITSEIPQAERMQKRAEQFSVPVSLESKKAAQAARFGISSVPTKVCHLNTPMVNLDKPKERAQRFGLNVSSISRKSEDDEKLKKRKERFGIVTSSAGTGTTEDTEAKKRKRAERFGIA is encoded by the coding sequence ATGGTAACTGAGATGGTGGAGCTCCATAAGCTGAAGCTTGCTAAACTAAAGCAAGAATGTCTTGCTTGTGGTTTGGAGACCAAGGGAATAAAGCAAGATCTTATCCACAGACTCCAGGCGTATCTTGAAGAACATGCTGAAGAGGAGGCAAATGAAGATGTACTAGGAGATgaaacagaagaagaaacaaaccCCTTGTCAAATAGGAAGAACCCCCTGAAAAAAACTGTTGATGTGGCAGCAGAGAAGAAAGTGGTGAAAATTACATCTGAAATACCACAGGCTGAGAGAATGCAGAAGAGGGCTGAACAATTCAGTGTACCTGTGAGCTTGGAGAGTAAGAAAGCTGCTCAGGCAGCTAGGTTTGGGATTTCTTCAGTTCCAACAAAAGTCTGTCATCTGAACACACCTATGGTTAACTTGGATAAGCCGAAGGAAAGAGCTCAAAGATTTGGTTTGAATGTCTCTTCAATCTCCAGAAAGTCTGAAGATGATGAGAAACTGAAAAAGAGGAAGGAGCGATTTGGGATTGTCACAAGTTCAGCTGGAACTGGAACCACAGAGGATACAGAggcaaagaagaggaaaagagcagAGCGCTTTGGCATTGCCTGA